Genomic DNA from Lycorma delicatula isolate Av1 chromosome 5, ASM4794821v1, whole genome shotgun sequence:
GTAGAACTCCATTAATCAAAGTACTGTTTTACAAAAGTATAAAGTAACTGTAAtagtaaaacagaatttattatacAACTCTTTATAGTTAAATGatatactatataaaattactttaacataaaaatattacaaatagaaaacaaagaaaatggttaagaaacatttataaaaagtaaaaatctaaaactagattcACATTTTGACTGTTAAACAATCATGTTCTGCTGTAAGAGGGGactatttgtaacaaataaaaaaaatacagcataAGGAAACTAATATGATCTTGTCGTTATTTAATTCCAGTAACTGCCTACCATAGCTCCACCtttgtactaaataaattaaatataagaaaatggtCAACTTCACACTCTAGGAATTAATGAAAACTGTGAAGGGGCTATATATTACTCACATTTGTCAACAAACACTACTTCAActaggttttaaataaaacagatgattcattagtaaataatgaaaaaactgacATTAAGTGTAAATTTGTAAAAGACTGCCtacatatttcactttattactaCTGTCTTGTATCTAATGGATTTCTTCTAGAGCCCACAACTTTTTCAGGATTTTGTTTAGATGAAAATCGCCAAACAGTAATAAGGATTTTTTGTTAGAGATTATCAATCTGAGATAACTGCTCCCATCAGTTTTTCATCAACTCTAGAGaacagcaaaaatatttaaacgtttcttgcaaatataatattgagTTTATGATCAATCATTACACCTAAGAACTTCACTACTGACAACTGTTTCATAGTATTATTACCTTTTAAGTGTATTGGAATAGTGCAGATGGTTCAAGGCCTGGCCaaaccaattatattttaatactaaacagCTCCTTGAGACTGTCCTTGGTCACTATTCTCTTGTTGGGTTATAATAAACACATCTTGGCTTggtaaaatatgaatgaaataagcTACAAGTGCacttattacatgaaaaaagagACAGAGTTGCCAACAGGCCCAAagtttaaacttataaaattggatattttcatttattatttaatttaataataaatgaatcactGAACAAGATGTTTAATGCTGAATGTGTGTTTAAAAAAGAATCTACCTGTAATGTACTTTATGTTGGTTCTAGATTGAGTCAGTTTTATATCACTTATTCAGTGTATATTCTGTTGCTCATTTTAATTGCTGATGTTAACAATTTAGATGTCCATATTTCACATCCATTCAGAAGTGTACTCCAAAAATAACACTTCACAAGATGTTTACCAAGTCTAACTACTCTTATAGTCATATTTtactactaatattatttcttcctTAGCCATTGTTatacagttttaatttcatttttacagtttGTTATCTTGCTGCAAAAGTACTTGTACTTATTCTATTTTTGTACGTAAACAACAACTTTATTATCTTCTATTCGCATCTGTTtctaacattcattttcatatatactctcataatttaaatttctcaatcgaatattttgtttttcatttctaaaagCCTGTTAATGATGTATCTTCTTATAGGGCAGTTAATTTACTGCCCTGTTTACCCAAGATATTTGAGAGACTATAACTTTGAAGGCTGTTTTAGACAACAGTATGATTCCCAATCATCAGTTTGAATTCCTTAGATGTCATTCTATTGTCAACAGACTCATTGTATTCACTAGTATCACCAAGTGTCTGGAAGGGAAGGAATATTGTTCAGCGGCGTTCTTGGATGTGCAACAGGCCTTTGCCCATTCGCTTCATTAGActattgtgtttattatattgAGAGGGATATTCTGTATTCCTCTCACTAAACATGACTCATTGACCCTATCGATGTTTGCCTTCTTTGATGAATGGGTAAAGACGTTGCCTTTGAAGAAACTAATTGTAATAACTTGTGGATCATAGGAATGAGGAATATATAGGTTTCTTAATATGttttacactttattattatttactatttgtttaaATCGTGTTATTCACGTACTGGACTCTTAATATTAATATCAGGTTAATttgttatcagttatttttaaaaaaaacagttattacaaaaaaaccgTGTCATTTGCAAACTTCATACACTTTATTTACCTTTACTTTGTTCCTTCATCTCCTTGtagagtattttttaatatacatattaaacataattggAAGTAAACAGCATTTTTGCTGTAATCCAACTAAATTAACCCACTCATCCTTTATTTTCATTGCTGTTCATTGACcaactgttaaattaattttctatctttCCAAACCACCCTTTTTggcttttcaatatttcattaagtttatcctatttgttaaaataaaatattttccatatattTAAAATCCAGTCTTATTCCTTTATTTCCTGCATACCTCTCACCAAGGTGTGTTAATCTAATCATGTCCTTTGTATTTCTTCCCTTTCAGCTTCCGGAATTCATACAACAATTCTGAATCTTTTTTGTCTTGTCTGGTATTCATGATGAAATCTCTGTTCAAgcaaaattaaactaattgtccTGTGATCTTGACACATTACTGCACCGTGCTTTTTGAGTTATAGTATTATAGTTGTTTCAGGAAGGTTTTCTGGTCACATCccactgttttaaatatatatattatatggagATAAGTGTTACACGAattacacgtttttgaaggtcatacaatattcctggaacATTTATATTCCTCCAGGCCGTTCATCTTgcaaactatgggaaagagcataaaaattattttacactatcatgtaacactatctctgatggttagccataTGGCCTTCAAAAAAGGTCCAACATCATATGTGCGACtacatattcaaatataaaattttcactggTGGGGACAAAAATAAGTCATTCcattgaataaaatcattttaatctgaaaaaaggaaatttcagtGATTCCGAAGATATGTCATATGAAATCGAGCAGCCAAGTCTTTGCTTGAACCCGGAAAATCAATTACCGTTGAATTTAGTGATATTGAAGAAACGTTTAAAGTCGGAAGAATCCCAGCTAATGAAGGATTAGatgaagaaaatcaaattaaaaatttgccaAAGAGACCAAGATTAACctactattatttaattgtaaatatccattgtaaaaatgttgaataatataataattttgaaagcaaaaatcagaattttaaataattcattaaattaaaaaaaaaaaaataagtacactaattcgattcttttttaatttgtttgtcgtAGAATCGATAATTcgattctaaaaaaaagatatattaaaaatattatttttttttagtcaaacaaTGAAACacagtttcttttgtatttttttccgtATAATTGAATgatcagtttttgaatttttaaaaaatttaaacagattatcaacaattacttaaaaattcattgttgcaggagtcattttttgttgttttttttctgcaCTTTTAAGCACGGTTTTAAATTGTGattatagatttctttttattttaccaaaaagtatgtcaacgcaaaaaaaaatgttcaccggCAGAACTCTGTACGATGATTTtctaagtagaattaaaaaaaaaaagtgtttctgaCCGGAAAAATGTTTATCTCTGAAACTTCctgattttttatctaaaaataattgtggttatttaagacacagaaagatATACTTTCacaaagtttcgtcaaaattaaattatttttatggaaatgaaaaataaaaagccaaaaaattttttttctcatttttctcggaaattttgaggttatgttaaagaGTGTCTATAAAGTTGTAGATATTGGGATGatcaactttcgccggaaatcgcaataattcTCATTTTCCACCTCTTTTCAACCCTCCACCACCCCCGctcactcatttattttttttacgtttattataagctcctttaccatttccacttacaCAATTTTTACCCCCTCTAAAAAGTTATTTCCATCGgtttaaaaaatcacatttaaacagAACCAATAGAATTAGAAGTTAAGTTAGAATTTTCTAAGTCAATTCAGTAGAATTCGTCTTCTATATTCACTTATTCATGTAGGtatgttaataaacaatttatataaaattcttttaatatgtgATAATCCTTCAGCAGTTATTAGTAACAAGCAAGAAGAAATTTTTCTCTAGTAGGAAgaactttgataaaataattaaattacaattgatctgttatttagaaaaatgatgtatttttaaaaaattattaattactttaacaagAGTTAATTCCATAGAGCAGATATTAATTCAAGAAGAAtatcttctgtttattttttatcttgttgcTGCAatcattatactttaaaattcattctttgtcaagtttcttaatattttttatgtacatagtCTGTCATCACTTAATCtataaatttcataaagtttAAAGGTTACCTTAGCATGACTGTGCTTACTTACCTTAGCTCTTTGTAATTCCGGTTCTgttaatatagtataaaataatattccagcAGCAGCAATTTGACAAAGATTACTTGTATCAATTACAAACATAACTTTGTTGATACCATTGTAATATTTATTCCATATAGGAGCCATTGGTCCGCCCACTtctcttataataatatttgtttgattttcaggtattcttattgttattatatctGTACCTACTGTTGGCACTGAACTAGATGTTTCATCAACAATAAGTCTAGATTGCAtcctttttaaaagtaatgttttgcCTGATCCTGTTGGACCCAGGCAAAGGCATGTTGCCCTGACAGTTTCTGTAAACAATAAAACCTCCACTTactatatagtaatatttattacccCCTAAGGAATTGAAGTACTCTCCTTTTTAAAGGAAGTACTAACTTTTTTTCTAGCAATATCGATCTGCCAGGTGAGTACGGTTTTGTGATAACCTTAGTACCATTAACAATCAGTTTTTAACTTAATCAGTGATGATGACATAGATAACACAAATGATTTCATCAGTCAATAAGGCTGACTAGcaatttttagtaattgatgAGCTACTTAAACATGAATAACATTTCTTAAAACAATAGGCCCTACATTATTTTGGGATAGTGTTTCTTCATATTGCAGTAAATTATATGCACTGCTTACTTCAACCACAATTATTATTGGCTAGCCTTGTCATTTAGGAGGCTCTTAATTAggggtaataaatttataaaggataaacacaattttatagactgcatttttaataatgcaatttattaaaaatataattaaaagattttctttcacagaaacaataatacattttcaatgaatttttaaataatactaattaaaagatcTTTTATAAACCCTGAATTTTCTATGCTAAATCTATGTTAATGTTGTTGCAGATCAGTAatataacagctgattttcaaagttgaaggttctgaggttcaaatcctagtaaaagtgtttatacagtttttatacaaatttgaataccagacagtgaataccggtgtactttgatggttggagttcaattaaccacatgtctcagaaatggttggcctgagtctgtacaagactacacctcatttacaagtcatacatatcatcctcatctcattgggccatagCGGGTTGCttgttgttcactagttgaactgaTTGCAACATACAGATTaggaagaaacaaataaaatttatgctaAAAAGAATAGACacttaaccttaaaaaataattaatccacTTCTACTAATCCAAACTATTTTCATGTAACTCAGCACAATACTTTCGCAAATTAAAAAGGGTCTCATTCTGGTtcctttgccatttttaataaatcaccaaACCATTTTAAAGATCTTccaatcagtttttaaaaaaatatatttaaagtattttctcttaaagaaacaattatttgtatgaattatgaattcttaaataatattaaataaaagaaaacctgaATTTTTTGCATCTGTTCAACATGCACACAAATATGTAGccaaataattcttattaattccttctgaattgtgatttattttgtagttattttttatattttgtatctttatGTATTTACCATAACATTAGTTCAtgactttgtatttttaaaaattaatatgtacttatatataattgtgtattttataatgctGCTCTAATTAAGGCTTCTCTTAATCCATCCAAGCAATCTTGGGAATTTCTTTTTGTATCTCTAGTGTAACATTTGTTCTCTTTCCAGATTGAACCGATGTAAGTAGAATACTATACCAATCAGaaatacaatgtatttaattaataggcTACCTTTCAAATTTAACAATCTCTTTTCAGGTGTTTATATTGCAATGCtgttatactttttaaatgtatttctccCCTTAATGTAATAtaactgtatatttattaatcaaatttaaagaaaattatataaattaatcttttgagTTGACAATCATTCTTGTCATTAAAAGTGATGAATGACTATATAAATgctattgaattttaaaaaggtgatatataattgtttaattactatTTCTTTATCTGCTTTTAATACATCTAAGAAATtatcaatacaataaaattttgtttgtataattgctatataaataatgtgactagcaaataaacattttaacatttttttacacatacACTCCCTTACCTTGATGTAGCTcagacattaaataaaattcttttagccataataaacaatattaattattctaataaatattaagaatttccatttttaagcatctttgaatttttcttattagTGTTTTTATCTATTCATAAGATTCCTTGATCACTTTCTGGtacctgaataaaaaataaaatatgtaactattaaataataaataaaaacattattaatttctattacaaattttttgacaatacttagtaattaattattttaacgaaGAGATTTTTTATAGCTGAGTTCtacctattacattacattactatATCTGGGCACATAGCTAGTATTTTTTTCAGTGGTGGGGCGGGGGGGCAAGGggttgatgataaaaaaaaaattataatgaaaatgatcttttattgtaacagttttttatactttattgtgtttcaaaaatacaaaacattggCTTggatttaatacatcatttactacgcaaataagaatcataatgttagtatataatttttttcataatccacatttatacttcacactccataaaagttatgaattattagaaagctagtcGTCAATTTTCctttctcgccataatatctagctgaacctggcaaaagaacttgaaaacttttttaagattCTTGGAACGCCAAGAATTCTAGCTGCCTAAGCATGTGTTTGGAATACGATAAGCAAGTGCTGCATTTCTGGCTTGCAGGAAATAcccagtaatcaattatttttattagtattgcatCATACTGAGCGTGGTGCTCACATGTCTAGTAACGGCAACTTGCAGAGTCAAGAAGTGGCAGGTTAAGGTATGTATTAGGGGATAAATGACTAGGGAGATAATTATGTaccgatttatctcaaattttgtgaaaatactttatattatatattatgaaaatttcccTATAACGTAAGGTTTCTGAGAGAcagacatttataatttcaaacattttaaaacttttacaacccaagtttttataagatgttaCAAGATCATTGACAATACCACGGTAATTTTCTGCCTTTTGATTTcacaaaaaactctgagtaacatttttgaatgcttgccaagctgctttctccactgcattcaatagttcctcaaacttttcatcatgcattagtgatcgtatttgtggacccacaaatattccttctctaatttttgcatcactaactttaggaaacttctgttttaagtacatgaaacc
This window encodes:
- the LOC142324517 gene encoding ADP-ribosylation factor-like protein 16 codes for the protein MSELHQETVRATCLCLGPTGSGKTLLLKRMQSRLIVDETSSSVPTVGTDIITIRIPENQTNIIIREVGGPMAPIWNKYYNGINKVMFVIDTSNLCQIAAAGILFYTILTEPELQRAKILMILTKMDASYRQMRNEALLMLQVKRLKEEVPQPIKIVEASAIDGEGLETIMNWLQDKDNTKQT